One stretch of Priestia megaterium DNA includes these proteins:
- a CDS encoding VanZ family protein translates to MGLISLYVENMLGYILATLPFYVGFRFIFLKKKRKITSFKKELILGLFVLYLVGLASQTIVPNWNAGIVTDTGEPFFDIYFTNELSHVNIVPFHTLYEYFFQTNTNVDEWNSVSLLNLTANVMLFLPLGFFVALIWRKYHSIKKVTILGLSVTCLIEFIQYFIGRSSDIDDVLLNTFGTVIGYVILLLIQYWISNPVKQTKATM, encoded by the coding sequence ATGGGTTTAATTTCTTTATATGTAGAAAATATGCTGGGGTATATCTTAGCTACATTACCCTTTTATGTAGGGTTCCGTTTTATCTTTTTAAAAAAGAAAAGAAAGATAACATCTTTCAAAAAAGAACTTATTTTAGGTTTGTTTGTATTATATCTTGTTGGTTTAGCATCTCAAACCATTGTTCCAAATTGGAATGCGGGTATTGTTACAGATACTGGAGAACCTTTTTTTGATATTTATTTTACAAATGAGCTTTCTCATGTAAATATCGTACCTTTTCATACCCTTTACGAATACTTCTTTCAAACAAATACAAATGTCGATGAATGGAACAGTGTATCGCTTTTAAATTTAACTGCAAATGTCATGTTATTTTTACCTTTAGGCTTTTTTGTAGCCCTTATTTGGAGAAAATATCACTCAATTAAAAAAGTAACAATCTTAGGTTTATCTGTTACATGTTTAATTGAATTTATTCAATATTTTATAGGTCGTAGCTCAGATATTGATGATGTTCTACTCAACACATTTGGCACAGTTATAGGTTATGTGATTCTTTTACTCATTCAATATTGGATAAGTAACCCAGTAAAACAAACAAAGGCGACTATGTAG